A region of Myxococcus stipitatus DSM 14675 DNA encodes the following proteins:
- a CDS encoding sensor histidine kinase, translated as MLPTSGSTTRKLLLAFGALVALFTAASGFALARLADIHDGSHQLREAGNRVRDALELATAVRDQYAHVAHTIILGNASHVHFHEESRARVEALTRSLREQAQDEEERAWVADIQENGDALERLYRDSLLPAVLAKDHATVTAVHSQVLERVSLVQARAESLAHRFDNSIGSFEAHVGAVEHNSFRWALLLLGGATLFAIGVGIYIGNSVARPVARLSEGAARLAQGDLDTRIPENDPGELGQLAAQFNRMTEALRTHQAQLVQHEKLASVGRLAAGVAHEINNPLGVILGYVRILQRKAEGPLAEDLKVVEDEAVRCQQIVEGLLDLSRPGHGPMEKVSVRETCEDVVARLREAERLGQVEVRVEGTASAWAQPLRLRQVLLNLVRNAAEAAGTGGTVEVRIEPDKDGGASVAISDSGPGVKPEDRRRLFEPFFTTKSTGTGLGLAVSQAIAEAHGGRIEADTGPLGGARFTLRLPPASAEREAMA; from the coding sequence ATGCTGCCCACCTCCGGCTCCACGACCCGCAAGCTCCTGCTCGCATTCGGCGCGCTCGTGGCCCTCTTCACCGCCGCTTCGGGCTTCGCGCTCGCCCGCCTGGCTGACATTCACGACGGCTCCCACCAGCTGCGTGAAGCCGGCAACCGCGTCCGTGATGCGCTCGAACTCGCCACCGCCGTGAGAGACCAGTACGCCCACGTGGCGCACACCATCATCCTCGGCAACGCCAGCCACGTTCACTTCCACGAGGAGTCCCGAGCACGCGTCGAAGCGCTCACCCGCAGCCTCCGCGAGCAGGCGCAAGACGAGGAGGAGCGCGCCTGGGTGGCCGACATCCAGGAGAACGGCGACGCCCTCGAGCGCCTGTACCGCGACTCCCTCCTCCCCGCCGTGCTCGCGAAGGACCACGCCACCGTCACCGCCGTCCACAGTCAGGTGCTCGAACGCGTGTCGCTCGTCCAGGCCCGCGCCGAATCCCTGGCGCATCGCTTCGACAACTCCATCGGCTCCTTCGAGGCCCACGTCGGCGCCGTCGAACACAACAGCTTCCGCTGGGCGCTGCTCCTGCTCGGCGGCGCCACGCTGTTCGCCATCGGCGTGGGCATCTACATCGGCAACTCCGTCGCCCGCCCCGTCGCCCGTCTGTCCGAGGGCGCCGCGCGACTCGCCCAAGGAGACCTCGACACGCGCATCCCGGAGAACGACCCCGGAGAGCTCGGCCAGCTCGCCGCGCAGTTCAACCGCATGACCGAGGCCCTGCGCACCCATCAAGCCCAGCTCGTTCAACACGAGAAGCTCGCGAGCGTCGGCCGCCTCGCCGCCGGTGTGGCGCACGAAATCAACAACCCCCTGGGCGTCATCCTCGGCTATGTGCGCATCCTCCAGCGAAAGGCGGAGGGCCCCCTGGCCGAAGACCTCAAGGTGGTCGAGGACGAGGCCGTGCGCTGCCAGCAGATTGTCGAAGGGCTGCTCGACCTCTCCCGTCCGGGCCATGGGCCCATGGAGAAAGTCTCCGTGCGAGAGACCTGTGAGGACGTCGTGGCGAGACTGCGAGAAGCCGAGCGGCTCGGTCAGGTGGAGGTGCGCGTGGAGGGCACCGCGAGCGCGTGGGCCCAGCCCCTGCGTCTGCGTCAGGTCCTGCTCAACCTCGTGAGGAACGCCGCGGAGGCCGCGGGCACGGGCGGCACCGTCGAGGTGCGAATCGAACCCGACAAGGACGGAGGCGCCAGCGTGGCCATCTCCGACTCCGGGCCCGGCGTGAAGCCCGAGGACCGTCGTCGCCTCTTCGAGCCCTTCTTCACCACCAAGTCCACGGGCACCGGCCTGGGGCTCGCCGTGAGCCAGGCCATCGCGGAGGCGCACGGAGGACGTATCGAAGCGGACACAGGTCCACTCGGAGGCGCGCGCTTCACCCTGCGACTCCCGCCCGCCTCCGCCGAGAGAGAGGCCATGGCATGA
- a CDS encoding M14 family metallopeptidase, which produces MLLATALSLALTQAPLPLTTVSEQSGWTRTGRYSEVESLCRAFPKAFPGKVRCDTFGTTPEGRPMLALIASADGTLTPAANTKKKRPVVFFQGGIHAGEIDGKDAGFALLRDLLAGKTLPGVLKDVTAVFVPVFNVDGHERFAPNNRPNQVGPEEMGWRTTGQNFNLNRDYVKADAPEMVALLRYLNTWDALIYADLHVTDGAKFEPDVAIAIEPLQSGPAPLRTVGVKLMKELLQELETQGHQPLDFYPSFREDDDPMSGFAYGVPSPRFSHAYAARHRRFGVLVETHSWKPYAQRVKATRNVVASLLRMAARDGAGMLAAVKAADAEAQAGQVRDVVLAWKNTAHSRPIAFRGYAYERGTSEVSGQTWIRYDDSKPQVWTVPYFDTVEPALTVTLPSGGYLVPPAHAAWVSQKLTTHGLSFQRLSRPTPASDVEVFRATESKWSPSSNEGHQTLSVKGAWEKQSQALPAGTLYVPVAQPGVELVAHLFEPSGPDSLLSWGFFNAHFEQKEYIEDYVLEPFARELLAKDAAVKAAWDAKLKDPAFAQDARARLRFFYERHPARDTQLRVYPVLRTAAAPAGLGTGR; this is translated from the coding sequence ATGCTCCTCGCCACCGCCCTCTCCCTGGCGCTCACCCAGGCGCCGCTCCCCCTCACCACCGTCTCCGAGCAGAGCGGCTGGACACGCACCGGCCGCTACTCCGAGGTCGAGTCCCTCTGCCGCGCCTTCCCCAAGGCCTTCCCCGGCAAGGTGCGCTGCGACACGTTCGGCACCACCCCCGAGGGCCGCCCCATGCTCGCCCTCATCGCGAGCGCCGACGGCACCCTCACCCCCGCCGCCAATACGAAGAAGAAGCGCCCCGTCGTCTTCTTCCAGGGCGGCATCCACGCGGGTGAAATCGACGGCAAGGACGCGGGCTTCGCGCTCCTGAGAGACCTGCTCGCCGGCAAGACGCTCCCCGGCGTCCTCAAGGACGTCACCGCCGTCTTCGTCCCCGTCTTCAACGTCGACGGCCACGAGCGCTTCGCCCCCAACAACCGCCCCAACCAGGTCGGCCCCGAGGAGATGGGCTGGCGCACCACGGGCCAGAACTTCAACCTCAACCGCGACTACGTCAAAGCCGACGCCCCGGAGATGGTGGCCCTGCTGCGCTACCTCAACACCTGGGACGCGCTCATCTACGCGGACCTGCACGTCACCGACGGCGCCAAGTTCGAGCCCGATGTCGCCATCGCCATCGAGCCCCTGCAGTCCGGCCCCGCGCCCCTGCGCACCGTCGGCGTGAAGCTGATGAAGGAGCTCCTCCAGGAGCTGGAGACCCAGGGCCACCAGCCGCTCGACTTCTACCCGTCCTTCCGCGAGGACGATGACCCCATGTCCGGCTTCGCCTACGGCGTGCCGTCCCCGCGCTTCAGCCACGCCTACGCCGCCCGCCACCGCCGCTTCGGCGTCCTCGTGGAGACCCACTCCTGGAAGCCCTATGCCCAGCGCGTGAAGGCCACGCGCAACGTCGTCGCGAGCCTCTTGCGGATGGCCGCTCGCGACGGCGCCGGGATGCTCGCCGCCGTGAAGGCCGCCGACGCGGAGGCCCAGGCCGGCCAGGTGCGCGACGTGGTGCTCGCGTGGAAGAACACCGCCCACAGCCGCCCCATCGCCTTCCGAGGCTACGCCTACGAGCGCGGCACCTCCGAGGTCTCCGGCCAGACGTGGATTCGCTACGACGACTCCAAGCCCCAGGTCTGGACCGTGCCCTACTTCGACACGGTGGAGCCCGCCCTCACCGTCACGCTGCCCTCGGGCGGCTACCTGGTGCCTCCCGCGCACGCCGCCTGGGTCTCCCAGAAGCTCACCACCCACGGCCTGAGCTTCCAGCGCCTCTCCCGCCCCACGCCCGCGAGCGACGTGGAGGTCTTCCGCGCCACCGAGTCGAAGTGGAGCCCCTCCTCCAACGAGGGCCACCAGACGCTCTCCGTCAAGGGCGCGTGGGAGAAGCAGTCCCAGGCGCTCCCCGCGGGGACGCTGTACGTGCCCGTGGCCCAGCCCGGCGTGGAGCTGGTGGCGCACCTGTTCGAGCCCTCCGGCCCCGACTCGCTGCTCTCCTGGGGCTTCTTCAACGCCCACTTCGAGCAGAAGGAATACATCGAGGACTACGTGCTGGAGCCCTTCGCGCGGGAGCTGCTCGCCAAGGACGCCGCCGTGAAGGCCGCGTGGGACGCGAAGCTCAAGGACCCCGCCTTCGCCCAGGACGCGCGCGCGCGCCTGCGCTTCTTCTATGAGCGCCACCCCGCCCGCGACACCCAGCTGCGCGTCTACCCCGTCCTGCGCACGGCCGCCGCGCCGGCGGGACTCGGCACGGGCCGCTAG
- a CDS encoding MBL fold metallo-hydrolase: protein MPLRFKNLDGTGPQPFSTVFKWAVADKLSGRRRKSPDHAPVPHVSPDLALLATPPAPGEGARLTWLGHASWLVQLDGISLVIDPVLRDAINVVIRRNVPPGLPTHLLPPITASLVSHNHYDHLDLPTLVDVRAPIVTGLGHAPVFRGSGLAVTELDWWHSTRVGPVTVHFVPSQHWSRRGLNDANDMLWGGFVIEGSSARLYHSGDTAWFEGFHDIGQRFPHLDAAMLPIGAYDPEWFMSRQHMNPEEAVRAFEALRARDFLAMHWGTFKLTDEPLDEPPRRLDAEWTRRDLPRQHLHVLPVGGTLTVHSG, encoded by the coding sequence ATGCCCCTGCGCTTCAAGAACCTCGACGGCACCGGCCCCCAGCCCTTCAGCACCGTCTTCAAATGGGCCGTCGCCGACAAACTCTCGGGCCGCCGCCGCAAGTCCCCCGACCACGCCCCCGTCCCCCACGTCTCCCCAGACCTCGCCCTCCTCGCCACGCCCCCCGCCCCCGGTGAAGGCGCCCGCCTCACCTGGCTCGGCCATGCGAGCTGGCTCGTGCAACTCGATGGCATCTCCCTCGTCATCGACCCCGTCCTGCGCGACGCCATCAACGTCGTCATCCGCCGCAACGTCCCTCCCGGCCTCCCCACCCACCTGCTTCCCCCCATCACCGCCAGCCTCGTCTCCCACAACCACTACGACCACCTGGACCTCCCCACCCTCGTCGACGTCCGAGCCCCCATCGTCACCGGCCTCGGCCACGCCCCCGTGTTCCGCGGCAGCGGCCTCGCCGTCACCGAGCTCGACTGGTGGCACTCCACCCGCGTCGGCCCCGTCACCGTCCACTTCGTCCCCTCCCAACACTGGAGCCGGCGCGGCCTCAACGACGCCAATGACATGCTCTGGGGCGGCTTCGTCATCGAAGGCTCCAGCGCCCGCCTCTACCACTCCGGCGACACCGCCTGGTTCGAGGGCTTCCACGACATCGGCCAGCGCTTCCCCCACCTCGACGCCGCCATGCTCCCCATCGGCGCGTATGACCCGGAATGGTTCATGAGCCGCCAGCACATGAATCCCGAGGAAGCCGTGCGAGCCTTTGAAGCCCTCCGCGCCCGGGACTTCCTCGCCATGCACTGGGGCACCTTCAAGCTCACCGACGAGCCGCTCGACGAGCCGCCCCGGCGCCTGGACGCCGAGTGGACGCGCCGTGACTTGCCGCGACAACACCTGCACGTCCTACCCGTGGGAGGAACTCTCACCGTGCACAGCGGTTGA
- a CDS encoding sigma-54-dependent transcriptional regulator has product MSTPSKPSVLVVDDKENMRKLFSRILGDAYAVTEAADGEQAIAQLSSRAFDVVVTDIQMPGADGFAVLREVKHRAPETQVILVTAYASIPKAVEAIKEGAYDYLSKPFDPDEVALVVARALEKRRQGHEATNLKARLAVAPELHGLLGGSAAMHALHGLLSQVATRDLTVLLTGETGTGKELAARAVHRESPRAAKPFVAVNCGALPAELVESELFGHAKGAFTGATAAKPGLFEEAHGGTLFLDEIGDLPLPVQVKLNRALQEKEVRRVGTTTAVKVDVRVVAATHRDLSAEVSAGRFREDLYYRLNVVTVQLPPLRERREDIPLLAMHFLSRAGRPEVEGFTAEALRALAAHDWPGNVRQLENAVARAVAVTKGPRITPEDLPPEINTTRAAATGATAPGVRATSDSLAKLPYREAVDGARDAVSREYLSALMQEFGGNVTHAAERAGMERESLHRLLKRYGVRSEDFKRSE; this is encoded by the coding sequence ATGAGCACTCCCTCGAAACCCAGTGTCCTCGTCGTCGACGACAAGGAGAACATGCGCAAGCTGTTCTCCCGAATCCTCGGAGACGCCTACGCGGTGACGGAGGCCGCGGACGGAGAGCAGGCCATCGCCCAGCTCTCGTCGCGCGCGTTCGACGTGGTGGTGACGGACATCCAGATGCCAGGGGCCGACGGCTTCGCCGTGCTGCGAGAAGTGAAGCACCGAGCCCCCGAGACGCAGGTCATCCTCGTCACTGCCTACGCGAGCATTCCCAAGGCCGTGGAGGCCATCAAGGAAGGCGCCTACGACTACCTCTCCAAGCCGTTCGATCCGGATGAAGTGGCGCTGGTGGTGGCGAGGGCCCTCGAGAAGCGCCGCCAGGGACACGAAGCGACGAACCTGAAAGCGCGCCTCGCCGTGGCCCCCGAGCTTCATGGTCTCCTCGGTGGAAGTGCCGCGATGCACGCGCTTCACGGCCTGCTGTCTCAAGTCGCGACCCGAGACCTCACCGTGTTGCTTACAGGAGAGACCGGCACCGGCAAGGAGCTGGCCGCGAGAGCCGTGCACCGAGAGAGCCCACGGGCCGCGAAGCCCTTCGTCGCCGTGAACTGCGGCGCGCTCCCCGCGGAGCTCGTGGAGAGCGAGCTCTTCGGTCACGCGAAGGGCGCCTTCACCGGGGCCACCGCCGCGAAGCCCGGCCTCTTCGAGGAGGCCCACGGAGGCACGCTCTTCCTCGACGAGATTGGAGATCTCCCGTTGCCGGTGCAGGTGAAGCTCAATCGCGCGCTGCAGGAGAAGGAGGTCCGTCGGGTCGGCACCACCACCGCGGTGAAGGTCGACGTCCGAGTCGTGGCCGCCACACACCGAGACCTGTCCGCCGAAGTCTCAGCGGGCCGCTTCCGCGAGGACCTCTACTACCGGCTCAACGTCGTGACGGTGCAACTGCCCCCGCTGCGCGAGAGGAGAGAGGACATCCCACTCCTCGCGATGCACTTCCTGTCCCGCGCCGGGCGTCCCGAAGTGGAGGGCTTCACCGCCGAGGCTCTGAGAGCCCTCGCCGCCCACGACTGGCCTGGGAACGTGCGTCAGCTCGAGAACGCGGTGGCGCGAGCCGTGGCCGTGACGAAGGGTCCTCGCATCACGCCCGAAGACCTGCCGCCGGAGATCAACACCACACGCGCCGCCGCGACGGGAGCCACAGCGCCAGGAGTCAGGGCTACGAGTGACTCCCTGGCGAAGCTGCCCTACCGAGAGGCGGTGGACGGAGCGAGGGACGCGGTGTCCCGCGAGTACCTCTCCGCGCTGATGCAGGAGTTCGGCGGCAACGTGACCCACGCGGCCGAGCGCGCGGGCATGGAGCGAGAGAGCCTCCACCGTCTGCTCAAGCGCTACGGAGTGCGCTCGGAGGACTTCAAGCGCTCCGAGTAG